In the genome of Cryptosporangium aurantiacum, the window GAGACCGGGCCAGATCGGTACGCAACACTCATCGACGGCGGTTGGGCGATCGGCTCATCCCTCAACGGAGGTTATCTCCAGCTCCCGGTGGTGAGAGCCGTGCTCGCGGCGGAGGGGCATCCCCACCCGGTCGCGGTCACGACGGACTTCCTGACCGCTCCGCACGCCGGCGAGGCGGAGATCGTGGTCGAGCGGCTGCGCACCGGCAAGACCGTCGGCACCAGCCGGGCGACGCTGATCCAGGACGGTCAGCCGGTGCTCGTCTCGTCGGTGGTGACCAGCACCCTCGACTCGAGCAACCCGGACGTCGACCTGGCGCCGCCGATCGAGCTGCCCTCCCCCGATCAGTGCACCCGGATCCGCTCGGACGTCATGCCCGGGACGCAGCTGGGGCTGATGGACCACGTGGACGTCCGGCTCGCGCCGGAGTTCGCGAACCTGCTCCGCGGCCGCCCGGACGGGAGCATGGCGCTGCGCGGGTGGGCGCGGATGGTGGACGGGCGCGACCCGGACCCGCTGGTCTGCCTGCTGGCCGCGGACGCGTTCCCGCCGGTGACGTTCACGATCGGCCGCTACGGCTGGGCGCCGACCGTCCAGCTGACGACGTATCTACGGGTGCTGCCCGCACCGGGGTGGCTGCGGGCCGAGCTGCGCGGACGCGTGCTCGCCTCCGGATGGTTCGACGAGGACTGCACGATCCGCGACTCGGCAGGGCGCCTGGTAGCGCAGTCGCGCCAGATAGCCCGCATCCCGCGCGTACCGGTCCCCACCGAGAATTGACGCAGTGACGCAGAAAGCCCGCGCGTGAGGCGCGGGCTTTCTGCGTCAGGAACCCCTGCGGGCTCCTGATCCGAACAGAATGTCGTCCCAGCTGGGGAGCTCGGCCTTGCGGGAGCGGCCGCTGCCACCCTTGGCGGGCGGTGGCGTCGCGGCCGGGTTCGCCGCGGGTGGCGTCCCGACGCCGGTCGGGTCGAGTCGCTCGCGCCAGTCGCTCCGCCCGGCGAAACCGCCGCCCCCGGACGTCGGCTGCGGCTCCCCACCGGACGCCGCGTCACCGCGTCGACCGGCCGGACGCCGCGGGTCGTCGCCCCACGGGTCGGGACGCCGTACCTCGTCGGGCCGCGGCCCGGGCGCACCGGCTGCCGGACGCGGCTCGTCGAGCCACCCGGCACCACGCAGCCCGTCCCGCGCGGACGCCGCAGGCGCCGCCGGACCGGTGCCGGCATCCGCAGCGGGCGGCTCCGGGGTCGGGGTGGGAGCCGGGGTCTCGCGCGGCGGCGCCGGACGACGGAGGTCGTCGAAGCGCGGGTCGAGCGCCCGGCTGCGACCGCTCTCCCTGGCCGCCTGACGCAGGTCTCCGCGCCCTTCCCTGGGCAGCTCCCGCGGCACCTCTCGGGTCGGCGCGGCCGCCACCTCGGGCGCCGCCACCGGCTCCTCGCGGCGCCGCTCGTCCCGCCGACGCAGCATCGACAGCGCGGGGACGACCGGTCCCTCCTTCGGGTCCGCGTCGTCGGGCAGCTTCCCGGCCGGGAGTCCGAAAGCGAGCATCTGCTCGTCCGGTCCGATCAGGAGGTCGGTCTTCTCGCTGGACAAGAAGCTGGCCATCTCGTCGACCGGCGTCACCATCGACCGGGAGCGGTCGAGGTCCCAGATCGCGTGCGCGGTCGCCTTGCCGGACGGCCACGTTGCGGTGGTACGCCAACCGCCGTCGTCGCGCCGGTAGCTGTCCCAGGCCACGGTCTCCACGTCGATGCCGTGCGCCCGCAGCCGCCCGTCGACGACGTCGGCCAGGGTCTGACCACTGTCGGCCCCGCGCAGGCGGGTACGCCGCGCGAGCTGCGCCATTGCGGCACGCTCCTGCAGCACCGGCCCGGCGAACCGCAGCACCTTCTCCATCGGAACGTTCGCCAGGCGGGCGACGTGCTCCGCCGACTCACCGGAACGGATCCGGGACTGAATGTCACGCGGCGTCAACGTCGCCTCCACATCCATCGATAGCTGACCGGGGGTACCGGTCCGCTCCCGCTGGACGGCGGCGATCACCTGGTCGTCGATGGCGAGCGAAAGCATCCGCCCGACCTCGTCGGTCAGAATCATGGCCTGCCCGTCAGCGGAGAGCGCGACGAACCGCAACGGTCGCATTGCGACCTCCCTCTCCAGACACCGGCGAGCGTGCCCACCATACGACGGCAGGGCTCGTATGCCCCGCATACCACGCCGAATGGGCGCGCCGTTCTCCGGCCCTACCTACGGTACGCACCAATCGTCCCGTTTGTCTGTCCCGACGCGCGACGGCTGAGGCGGGATTACCCCAGAGCGGCCACTGTGTAGTCGATGGCGGCGGTCAGCTTGGCAATGTCCGTGGGGTCGATGCCGGGGAACATCGCGATGCGGAGCTGGTTGCGACCGAGCTTCCGGTACGGCTCTGTGTCCACAATCCCGTTCGCCCGCAGTGCCTTCGCGACCGCCGCCGCGTCCACCGACTCGGCGAAGTCGATCGTCCCGACCACGTTCGACCGCTTGGCCGGGTCCTTGACGTACGGCGCGGCGAACGACGACGCCTCGGCCCACTCGTAGAGCGTCCGGGCCGACTCGGCCGTCCGTCCGGTGGCCCAGCGCAGACCGCCCTGGCTGTTGAACCAGTCGACCTGCTCAGCGGCGAGGAAGATCGTGGTGAGCGCCGGAGTGTTGTACGTCTGGTCCTTACGCGAGTTGTCGAGAGCGGTAGCGAGATCCAGGAACGCCGGGATGTAGCGCCCGGACGCGCTGATCTCCTCCACGCGCGAAAGAGCGGCCGGCGAGAGCAACGCCAGCCACAGACCGCCGTCGCTACCCAGCCCCTTCTGCGGCGCGAAGTAGTAGACGTCGGTCTCGGACACG includes:
- a CDS encoding thioesterase family protein; its protein translation is MVLEIHTEIRETGPDRYATLIDGGWAIGSSLNGGYLQLPVVRAVLAAEGHPHPVAVTTDFLTAPHAGEAEIVVERLRTGKTVGTSRATLIQDGQPVLVSSVVTSTLDSSNPDVDLAPPIELPSPDQCTRIRSDVMPGTQLGLMDHVDVRLAPEFANLLRGRPDGSMALRGWARMVDGRDPDPLVCLLAADAFPPVTFTIGRYGWAPTVQLTTYLRVLPAPGWLRAELRGRVLASGWFDEDCTIRDSAGRLVAQSRQIARIPRVPVPTEN
- the sepH gene encoding septation protein SepH, producing MRPLRFVALSADGQAMILTDEVGRMLSLAIDDQVIAAVQRERTGTPGQLSMDVEATLTPRDIQSRIRSGESAEHVARLANVPMEKVLRFAGPVLQERAAMAQLARRTRLRGADSGQTLADVVDGRLRAHGIDVETVAWDSYRRDDGGWRTTATWPSGKATAHAIWDLDRSRSMVTPVDEMASFLSSEKTDLLIGPDEQMLAFGLPAGKLPDDADPKEGPVVPALSMLRRRDERRREEPVAAPEVAAAPTREVPRELPREGRGDLRQAARESGRSRALDPRFDDLRRPAPPRETPAPTPTPEPPAADAGTGPAAPAASARDGLRGAGWLDEPRPAAGAPGPRPDEVRRPDPWGDDPRRPAGRRGDAASGGEPQPTSGGGGFAGRSDWRERLDPTGVGTPPAANPAATPPPAKGGSGRSRKAELPSWDDILFGSGARRGS